A stretch of DNA from Lycium ferocissimum isolate CSIRO_LF1 chromosome 4, AGI_CSIRO_Lferr_CH_V1, whole genome shotgun sequence:
TTGAGAAACTTCACCTCTGAACTCACTTGTTTGAAAACTGATAGGGGGAAAAGAACTACATTTTTCCATTCTCCTCTATTTTCTTCTCTAGTTAACCAAAGGAAACAAAAGTGAGTCTCCTCCAGTTATCAAATTTTAATGTCTAGCATAGTAAGAAGCTCAGACACCCTCACCTTGTTTATTTTTTGTCAcatacaatttcttttttcttcgtTGGATATTTTAGTGTAACTATGCAAGAGGACCTCTCTGATAGTTGATGGAGAAGAAATACCTGGAATAAagcattgaaatcataaacccCAAGAACAAAGATGAGGAAGCCATTTTCCAAGGAAGAGCAATCAACCCGGGGcctaagaagaagaaaatcaatGGAAGCACTGAAGTATAAAAGCGATAACCAAATAATAGTATAATACTAGCAGATTCCTTGACGGCCTAGAAACTCATCACTTATCAGAGGCCTCAAGTATTAAAATGATTACTAGACGCGGTTACAGCAAATTGAAGTTCTGCAAGAGAAACAATTCAAGAACTTTAGAATCACCCACACATGAAGCAGGAAAGCTTCACAGGAAAATTTCATCTGCCACGATGGAAGTGATACCAGAATAAGCACTATACAGATGAGTTCTAGCAATGAAAAACATACCTGGAGCACTTGCAATCACCACTAGAACTTCTGACTACCAAAAGGCCTAAAGCAGGATAATAAATGTCAAGTACTGCAGTCAACAGATTATACAGATAAGGATAAGTTGTTTTTCATATAGGGTGTAGGGGAAGATGGCAAGGCTTCGCCTTTTTCTCCCGAGTCGACCTTCTGTAAGCTAGAAGGGAATCAGAAAAGTATGACAGCCATagtttaagaaaagaaaaagaaaaagaaaaagaaaacatccCTTATATAATACTAAATACAATGTGTTACATTCTGAGCTATGGTACAAAGTAGATCATGGACTTTAGTTTGAAAAGAGAAGTTATTGATCCTTAATAGAATATGTAATTCTTCATCGATTACATAACTTTTACCTTCTAGAGGATACGTTAAAAACAAACAACCCAAGCAATATCAGGAAAGAAATACAAAGCAAAGATGGATAACCACCACTAAGCAACGTATTTCAGGGGCACCAAATCCTATTTGGGTTACCGTTATTATCTATGACATGGGCAACAAAATCATCCAGAGGTTTGTAGTTTCGATGCAGCATCCTTGTCTAAAAACCAGGTAAGCTCCTCTTCAGCTGAAACCTCAGTACAAGGGGGAGGAATCCCATCAGGAGGAGGTGCACTACCCAGAGCCACATCAACCATATAGGCTAACTCTGCTCCCGTGATCACCATTGCTATCTCTGAAGCCGAGTTAATTACTGGAAAGGTGAAAGTAATCCTTGGTGGAGGAGGCTTTGGTGAGTCAGTGATGAAGGTGACTAGCCGCTCCTTCTCATGGCGGTGAGGACGCGAAGGGAACAAAGAAGCTACATGTCCATCTGGCCCCATACCTAATAGCATAAGATCAAATTTGGGGAATCCAGTAGCTGCTGATAGAGGCAGAACTTTGCTCTCAACCAATTGTTTCAGACGGGCCTCATAATCAATAGCTGCACCCTCAGGTGACTCCTTGTCATTGATCGCATAAGTGTTAGAAGAGGGGATCGGAACCTGCCAAAAGAAGCCAATCATCCaattaatttttggaagttaCTAGTCTAGCCATATCATCCAATTGATTTCAACCTCTAGTATgtaaagtcattttttttaataaggtaaAGGTTTATTGACTGAGTACCAAGAGTTACAAAAG
This window harbors:
- the LOC132051726 gene encoding probable 6-phosphogluconolactonase 4, chloroplastic yields the protein MATEKGKKTVLKFDSEEDVSNALAKYTADLSQKFIKAKGSFTVVLSGGSLIDTMRKLVEPPYKDSVDWSKWWIFWVDERVVPLDHDDSNYKLAWDGFLSKVPIPSSNTYAINDKESPEGAAIDYEARLKQLVESKVLPLSAATGFPKFDLMLLGMGPDGHVASLFPSRPHRHEKERLVTFITDSPKPPPPRITFTFPVINSASEIAMVITGAELAYMVDVALGSAPPPDGIPPPCTEVSAEEELTWFLDKDAASKLQTSG